A region from the Desmonostoc muscorum LEGE 12446 genome encodes:
- a CDS encoding ERF family protein — MQELIKALIKAKSEFNPIQKDGTNPHYKRKYATLDAVLDAVTPGLSKHGLVIIQTTEICEGKTTLQTHLFHESGERITSTYPLPEIADSQKFGAALTYARRYAVCAILSVTADEDNDAEGATTLQKTEQPQNNIRPRKDNQQPRVQPPKQAVTAPSISPKDLRVKEVRTLLNYPLDLVKEWLHSRNVTSPSELDTTKIDELVKTMCLAWAGNKFGHPDHAANSYQKHVIDAVLRGVSEMEAIQAWMEGALAELPELN, encoded by the coding sequence ATGCAAGAACTAATCAAAGCTTTAATAAAGGCAAAGTCAGAGTTTAATCCCATTCAAAAAGACGGTACTAATCCTCACTACAAGCGCAAATATGCAACACTAGATGCTGTATTGGATGCTGTCACCCCCGGACTCAGTAAACATGGATTAGTAATAATTCAAACTACTGAAATCTGTGAAGGTAAAACAACACTACAAACTCATTTGTTTCATGAGTCTGGAGAACGCATCACCAGTACTTATCCTCTACCTGAGATTGCTGACTCTCAAAAGTTTGGTGCAGCATTAACTTATGCACGACGATATGCGGTTTGTGCAATTTTATCGGTGACGGCAGATGAAGACAATGATGCTGAAGGCGCAACTACTCTTCAAAAGACTGAACAGCCACAGAATAACATTAGACCCCGTAAAGACAATCAACAGCCTAGAGTTCAGCCACCAAAACAAGCTGTAACTGCACCATCAATCAGCCCAAAAGATTTGCGAGTCAAAGAAGTTCGCACACTCTTGAATTATCCGTTGGATTTAGTCAAAGAGTGGCTGCATTCTCGAAATGTGACGAGTCCGAGTGAGCTTGATACTACCAAGATTGATGAACTAGTGAAAACTATGTGTTTGGCTTGGGCTGGTAATAAGTTTGGACATCCTGATCATGCTGCTAACTCTTATCAGAAACACGTAATCGATGCTGTATTGCGAGGTGTTTCTGAGATGGAAGCAATTCAAGCATGGATGGAAGGAGCGCTTGCAGAATTGCCTGAACTGAATTGA
- a CDS encoding DUF5674 family protein, whose amino-acid sequence MILLLRNRATAQQIEQMLTEHKFYIKTAVDIERQVLVGGGDLHADCEKELLKDGSRQQDIWAASFMPLTGKMIFESMVNLRPRQNRSMEILDPNIRERVAQLLIEFLGNL is encoded by the coding sequence ATGATTTTGCTATTACGTAATCGCGCCACCGCTCAACAAATAGAACAAATGCTTACTGAACACAAGTTCTACATCAAAACCGCAGTCGATATCGAGCGTCAAGTATTGGTTGGTGGTGGCGATCTACATGCTGATTGCGAAAAAGAGCTATTGAAAGACGGTAGTAGACAACAAGATATTTGGGCTGCCAGTTTTATGCCTTTGACTGGGAAAATGATTTTTGAATCAATGGTTAATCTTCGTCCCCGGCAAAATAGGTCAATGGAGATTTTAGACCCTAATATTAGAGAAAGGGTTGCTCAACTTCTTATCGAGTTCTTGGGAAACTTATGA
- a CDS encoding AAC(3)-I family aminoglycoside N-acetyltransferase — protein sequence MNLSIQQIVPEDVALMEALLATFGEAFDELETYRNPPSADYLRQLLDSDYFIAIAALKEGEVVGGLTAYELKKFEQERSEIYIYDLAVAAAHRRQGIATALIQKLQEVAAACGAYVIFVQADIGDDPAIKLYTKLGDREDVLHFDIPVNGGNNNA from the coding sequence ATGAACTTAAGCATTCAACAGATTGTGCCGGAGGACGTTGCATTAATGGAAGCTCTATTAGCGACCTTTGGTGAGGCGTTCGATGAGCTTGAGACATATAGAAATCCGCCTAGTGCAGACTATCTGCGGCAACTGCTCGATAGTGACTACTTCATTGCGATCGCCGCATTGAAAGAAGGTGAGGTCGTTGGCGGTCTTACTGCATACGAGCTTAAAAAGTTCGAGCAGGAGCGCAGCGAGATTTACATCTACGATCTAGCTGTTGCCGCCGCACACCGACGGCAAGGGATCGCAACGGCATTAATTCAAAAGCTTCAGGAAGTAGCAGCAGCATGTGGAGCTTATGTCATTTTCGTCCAGGCGGATATTGGTGACGATCCAGCCATTAAACTTTATACAAAGCTGGGCGATCGCGAAGACGTATTGCATTTCGACATACCAGTTAATGGCGGCAATAACAATGCCTAA
- a CDS encoding D-glycero-alpha-D-manno-heptose-1,7-bisphosphate 7-phosphatase: MPAIFLDKDGTLIENVPNNVDPQLIEMKIGAIEGLQILSKAGYKLIVITNQSGVARDYFPESALAGVEARLNEILEKADLSLDGFYYCPHHPNGVISEYAIACECRKPKPGLILRAASEQNIDLANSWFIGDNLSDVEAGHSAGCKTILIDQGNQYQPQMSRLGIADYILVNLSIAAQVICKHSISNFRVSGMEL, translated from the coding sequence ATGCCGGCGATATTTCTAGATAAAGATGGCACTTTAATTGAAAATGTACCAAACAATGTTGATCCGCAATTAATCGAAATGAAAATCGGTGCTATTGAAGGATTACAAATACTTAGCAAAGCTGGATATAAATTAATTGTGATTACTAACCAGTCGGGAGTAGCACGGGATTATTTTCCAGAATCTGCCTTGGCGGGAGTGGAAGCGCGATTGAATGAAATATTAGAAAAAGCGGATCTATCGCTAGATGGGTTCTACTACTGTCCCCATCATCCAAATGGTGTAATATCTGAGTATGCAATTGCTTGCGAATGCCGTAAACCAAAACCAGGCTTGATTTTACGTGCAGCTAGCGAACAAAATATAGATTTAGCAAATTCTTGGTTTATTGGTGATAATCTCAGTGATGTAGAAGCTGGACATAGTGCAGGGTGTAAAACGATTTTGATAGATCAGGGTAATCAATATCAGCCCCAAATGTCTCGTTTAGGAATTGCTGACTATATTTTGGTTAACCTTTCAATAGCAGCACAGGTGATATGTAAGCATTCAATATCTAATTTTAGGGTTTCTGGCATGGAGTTATAG
- a CDS encoding TenA family transcriptional regulator: MTITCKLLLENHAQDWQEATVHPFLEQCQLGIIQPQQFNTWLMQDYLFVVEFTRMVGRVLASAPPEHFDVILGGLAALKDELNWFKEKATQRQLDLNIKKQPTCREYCEYMHSLADKPYPVQATAFWAIELAYNQGWQLPGKMPAPYDEFAQRWGNTDFTKYVKLLSQQADEVLETAQEDIQKQAEESFLIVAKFEHHFWQMAFHTAQHESK; the protein is encoded by the coding sequence ATGACTATTACCTGCAAACTTCTTTTAGAAAATCACGCTCAAGATTGGCAAGAAGCAACTGTGCATCCCTTTCTAGAACAGTGTCAATTAGGTATAATTCAACCCCAGCAATTCAATACATGGTTGATGCAAGATTATCTGTTTGTTGTGGAATTTACGCGGATGGTAGGGCGAGTATTAGCCAGCGCACCTCCAGAACATTTTGATGTGATACTTGGAGGACTGGCAGCTCTTAAAGACGAACTCAATTGGTTTAAAGAAAAAGCTACCCAACGACAACTGGATCTTAATATTAAAAAACAACCAACCTGTAGAGAATATTGTGAATATATGCATAGTCTTGCAGACAAGCCTTATCCTGTGCAAGCAACTGCATTTTGGGCTATTGAATTAGCCTATAATCAAGGTTGGCAACTACCAGGTAAGATGCCTGCACCTTACGATGAATTTGCACAAAGATGGGGAAATACTGATTTTACAAAATATGTAAAACTTTTATCACAGCAAGCTGATGAGGTTTTAGAAACGGCACAGGAAGATATTCAAAAACAAGCTGAAGAATCTTTTTTAATAGTAGCAAAATTTGAACATCATTTCTGGCAGATGGCTTTTCACACAGCACAGCATGAATCAAAATAG
- the cynS gene encoding cyanase, with protein MSIPEITQKLLTAKENKGLTFAELAEVLQCNEVWIASVIYRQASASPEEAKLLVDTLGLDIDDAKELSKYPIKGSDAVVPTDPFIYRFYEIMQVYGLPLKDVVQEKFGDGIMSAIDFTLNVDKEENPKGERVKIVMSGKFLPYKKW; from the coding sequence ATGTCTATTCCTGAAATTACCCAAAAACTTTTAACAGCCAAAGAAAACAAGGGGCTGACTTTTGCAGAATTAGCAGAAGTTCTGCAATGTAATGAAGTATGGATTGCCTCTGTAATTTATCGGCAAGCGAGTGCTTCACCTGAAGAAGCAAAGTTATTAGTTGATACATTAGGGCTTGATATAGACGATGCTAAAGAACTGAGTAAATATCCGATAAAAGGTAGTGATGCTGTTGTTCCAACTGACCCTTTTATTTATCGGTTCTATGAAATTATGCAGGTGTATGGACTTCCACTAAAAGATGTAGTTCAAGAAAAGTTTGGTGATGGAATTATGAGTGCTATTGATTTTACTTTGAATGTAGACAAGGAAGAAAACCCAAAAGGCGAACGCGTGAAAATTGTTATGTCAGGTAAATTCCTGCCTTACAAAAAATGGTAA
- a CDS encoding AIPR family protein yields MPKTWNIKIDNYFQANPNCIIATAHVDSFPTDLPLEPNIREPNRKSATYRQIFDSLTTEPGKFFSRHSGIVLSANIAKPVKNKTELELEVKEANEGGSDGIINGGHTVLAFEQAKNYKYDLTEARVKVTIHIGLSEESAKDIALASNTTTPVDSRSKVNARGDYKFIKQYLAQLEQKEDRKFRIAYYQNQSGAPRNAQCNVTHLLKLLYCLDRNKYNPDGNKRTKHPAGMSLPSNITDAERERLTALLPLLTHALWIEQRLYEIIQDYISNPRRKGANDLASIDIRKTTLLPDSKYSFGFGAPTDLALPIIASYRVFLDKDYKWILPFNEFAEDFLQHLWTNYFRKYLVSEKTAGNTVGTKISRNQEIWESLYISAQSYLNQHLVKIVNSSKSKELKLTPG; encoded by the coding sequence ATGCCCAAGACTTGGAACATCAAGATAGATAACTATTTTCAAGCCAACCCAAACTGCATCATCGCCACCGCCCATGTAGACTCGTTCCCCACAGACCTCCCCTTAGAACCGAACATCCGCGAACCGAACCGCAAAAGCGCGACCTACAGACAAATCTTCGATTCACTGACAACCGAACCTGGAAAATTCTTCTCGCGTCACAGTGGAATCGTTCTGTCAGCGAATATTGCTAAACCTGTCAAGAACAAAACTGAACTAGAGCTAGAAGTAAAAGAAGCTAACGAGGGGGGTAGCGATGGCATTATCAACGGTGGCCACACAGTTTTAGCCTTTGAGCAAGCGAAAAATTACAAATATGACCTAACCGAAGCTAGAGTAAAAGTTACGATTCACATCGGATTGAGTGAAGAATCAGCCAAAGATATAGCCCTAGCTTCAAATACTACAACGCCAGTAGATTCTCGCTCCAAAGTCAACGCTAGGGGTGATTACAAATTCATCAAGCAGTATTTAGCCCAGTTAGAACAGAAGGAAGATAGGAAATTCCGCATTGCCTATTACCAAAACCAAAGCGGCGCTCCCAGAAACGCCCAGTGCAATGTCACCCATTTGCTCAAGCTCCTTTACTGCCTCGACAGAAATAAATACAACCCCGACGGCAATAAACGAACCAAACACCCAGCAGGGATGAGTCTTCCAAGTAACATCACAGACGCAGAAAGGGAAAGATTAACCGCCTTGCTGCCTCTCTTGACTCATGCTTTGTGGATAGAGCAAAGACTCTATGAAATAATCCAAGACTATATCAGCAACCCCAGAAGAAAGGGTGCTAACGACCTAGCATCAATTGATATACGTAAAACGACGTTATTACCTGACAGCAAGTATTCATTCGGGTTTGGTGCGCCAACTGACCTGGCATTACCAATAATTGCGTCCTATCGGGTATTTTTGGATAAAGACTATAAATGGATTCTGCCGTTTAACGAATTTGCTGAAGATTTCCTGCAACACTTGTGGACGAATTATTTCCGCAAATACTTGGTGTCAGAGAAAACAGCAGGTAATACAGTGGGCACAAAAATCAGCCGCAATCAAGAGATTTGGGAAAGTTTGTATATCTCGGCGCAAAGTTATCTAAATCAGCACTTGGTGAAAATAGTCAATTCCAGTAAATCTAAAGAATTAAAGCTAACACCAGGCTAA